One window of Ictalurus punctatus breed USDA103 chromosome 22, Coco_2.0, whole genome shotgun sequence genomic DNA carries:
- the LOC108255814 gene encoding chemerin-like receptor 1: MDSVLHSTDETSDYPEYNGADNKMDNSSTALVPSTVAPAHCTDAICVLLTIANVIIMVLGIAGNGLVIWIAGFKIKKTVNTVWYLSLAVSDFLFCAFLPFSIAYNVKREWDFGLFMCKFTSFILFLNMFSSIFLLLIISVDRCVVVMCPVWAQNKRTIRRALVMVALAWTISALLSLPPAIFRDITISKSKHVCYYNYSHDEEHIAVVVCRFIFGFVIPLLIIITCYVLITLKLKNNQMAKSNKPFKIMTALIAAFFICWMPYHIFNLLELNLKYAYILPIGQKFGSTLASANSFMNPLLYAFMGKDLKSKCCALLSKIESTFEEEARSTLQGTSNTNSGDGKLSSTV, translated from the coding sequence ATGGATTCAGTCTTACATTCTACAGATGAAACAAGTGACTACCCTGAATATAATGGAGCTGATAATAAAATGGACAATTCATCTACAGCATTAGTGCCCTCAACAGTGGCTCCAGCACACTGCACTGACGCGATCTGTGTTTTACTGACAATAGCCAATGTGATTATTATGGTTCTTGGTATTGCTGGAAATGGTTTGGTGATCTGGATCGCAGGGTTTAagataaagaaaacagtcaaCACTGTCTGGTACCTCAGCCTCGCTGTGTCTGACTTCCTCTTCTGTGCCTTCCTGCCCTTCTCCATTGCCTATAATGTTAAACGTGAATGGGACTTTGGACTCTTCATGTGCAAGTTTACGTCTTTTATCTTGTTCCTCAACATGTTCAGCagcatcttcctcctcctcatcattaGCGTGGATCGCTGTGTTGTGGTTATGTGTCCTGTATGGGCACAAAACAAGCGCACCATACGCAGGGCCTTGGTGATGGTTGCACTAGCCTGGACTATCTCAGCATTGCTTAGCTTGCCACCAGCCATTTTCCGAGATATAACAATATCCAAATCAAAACATGTCTGTTACTACAACTATTCGCACGATGAAGAACATATTGCTGTAGTGGTATGCCGATTCATTTTTGGATTTGTGATCCCCTTACTGATCATCATCACCTGTTATGTCCTCATCACCCTAAAGCTGAAAAATAACCAGATGGCGAAGTCCAATAAGCCATTTAAGATCATGACAGCACTGATAGCTGCTTTCTTCATTTGCTGGATGCCTTATCACATTTTTAACTTATTGGAACTAAACCTAAAATATGCCTATATCCTCCCTATTGGGCAAAAATTTGGAAGCACTCTTGCCAGCGCCAACAGTTTTATGAACCCGTTGCTTTATGCGTTCATGGGAAAGGACTTAAAGAGTAAATGTTGTGCACTTCTGTCTAAGATTGAGAGCACATTCGAGGAGGAAGCCCGGAGTACACTACAAGGGACGTCTAATACTAACTCAGGAGATGGCAAACTTTCAAGTACAGTCTAA
- the LOC124628065 gene encoding uncharacterized protein LOC124628065 isoform X1, with the protein MYQEQRWMEMSLMNFKVPLPVMDLDVQLFSDQASSSVLTPLSPASSHSSDSTVVLESTRKRRNPTGLMDRNEARQKIDCVLRANPKGEEIFMEYENTKTLTDATRKQMVNVLVADMLELHGRIISSVRTSYALGIVTLFPYLQDPFSKHGYEHYYDPEGNTGFIAWRIKTVQRNTCAGSRCHSKTVLQDGPNTRCESLITCQQLFCEECREAISTIRHSTDESVVKEKMRATFQYRQKIVNEDASSSVLDLFPRFLDVPGLIDQDFSMMFGDEVSQKFCLCKELSNENIQREYIVPICYI; encoded by the exons ATGTATCAGGAACAGAGGTGGATGGAGATGTCTTTGATGAACTTCAAGGTCCCTTTACCAGTAATGG ATCTGGATGTTCAGCTGTTCTCAGATCAAGCATCctcctctgtactgactccACTATCCCCAGCTTCATCCCATTCATCAGATTCCACAGTTGTCCTTGAGTCCACAAGAAAGAGGAGGAACCCAACAGGGTTAATGGACCGGAATGAAGCAAGACAA AAAATTGATTGTGTTCTGAGGGCCAATCCAAAGGGTGAGGAAATATTCATGGAGTATGAAAATACCAAAACACTAACAGATGCCACACGTAAACAGATGGTGAACGTCCTGGTTGCAGACATGTTAGAGCTACATGG gcgGATTATATCAAGTGTGAGGACCAGTTATGCACTGGGAATTGTGACACTTTTTCCATACCTCCAagatcctttctccaaacatggataT GAACACTACTATGATCCTGAGGGTAATACTGGCTTTATTGCATGGAGAATCAAGACAGTTCAACGTAACACCTGTGCTGGCTCCCGGTGTCATTCCAAGACTGTTCTTCAGGATGGTCCAAACACCAGATGTGAATCTCTGATAACCTGTCAACAGCTATTTTGTGAGGAGTGCAGGGAGGCGATATCTACAATCCGACATTCCACTGATGAATCTGTGGtcaaagagaagatgagagcgACTTTCCAGTATCGACAGAAGATAGTCAATGAGGATGCATCATCTTCAGTCCTGGATTTGTTCCCTCGTTTCCTTGATGTACCTGGATTG ATTGACCAGGATTTTTCCATGATGTTTGGTGATGAAGTGTCTCAGAAGTTCTGTTTATGTAAGGAGTTAAGTAATGAGAATATTCAAAGAGAGTACATAGTGCCCatttgttatatttag
- the LOC124628065 gene encoding uncharacterized protein LOC124628065 isoform X2, whose product MYQEQRWMEMSLMNFKVPLPVMDLDVQLFSDQASSSVLTPLSPASSHSSDSTVVLESTRKRRNPTGLMDRNEARQKIDCVLRANPKGEEIFMEYENTKTLTDATRKQMVNVLVADMLELHGRIISSVRTSYALGIVTLFPYLQDPFSKHGYEHYYDPEGNTGFIAWRIKTVQRNTCAGSRCHSKTVLQDGPNTRCESLITCQQLFCEECREAISTIRHSTDESVVKEKMRATFQYRQKIVNEDASSSVLDLFPRFLDVPGLGFVEEAD is encoded by the exons ATGTATCAGGAACAGAGGTGGATGGAGATGTCTTTGATGAACTTCAAGGTCCCTTTACCAGTAATGG ATCTGGATGTTCAGCTGTTCTCAGATCAAGCATCctcctctgtactgactccACTATCCCCAGCTTCATCCCATTCATCAGATTCCACAGTTGTCCTTGAGTCCACAAGAAAGAGGAGGAACCCAACAGGGTTAATGGACCGGAATGAAGCAAGACAA AAAATTGATTGTGTTCTGAGGGCCAATCCAAAGGGTGAGGAAATATTCATGGAGTATGAAAATACCAAAACACTAACAGATGCCACACGTAAACAGATGGTGAACGTCCTGGTTGCAGACATGTTAGAGCTACATGG gcgGATTATATCAAGTGTGAGGACCAGTTATGCACTGGGAATTGTGACACTTTTTCCATACCTCCAagatcctttctccaaacatggataT GAACACTACTATGATCCTGAGGGTAATACTGGCTTTATTGCATGGAGAATCAAGACAGTTCAACGTAACACCTGTGCTGGCTCCCGGTGTCATTCCAAGACTGTTCTTCAGGATGGTCCAAACACCAGATGTGAATCTCTGATAACCTGTCAACAGCTATTTTGTGAGGAGTGCAGGGAGGCGATATCTACAATCCGACATTCCACTGATGAATCTGTGGtcaaagagaagatgagagcgACTTTCCAGTATCGACAGAAGATAGTCAATGAGGATGCATCATCTTCAGTCCTGGATTTGTTCCCTCGTTTCCTTGATGTACCTGGATTG GGATTTGTTGAAGAAGCAGATTGA